One Castanea sativa cultivar Marrone di Chiusa Pesio chromosome 4, ASM4071231v1 DNA window includes the following coding sequences:
- the LOC142632574 gene encoding uncharacterized protein LOC142632574 yields MYYGSARWRWMYGQGVRNGYKSVRGGQDGFLQLLEVLILRLPLEEVEMFLVQAWLLWTQRNKVRTGGAIQDPAQLVQRASVFLEEYGASQDHLIVPNVEERSSRWVPPPEHQFKLNFDAAIFHEIHVSGFGAIIRNERGEVMASLLARGPSVADSEEAELLACRKALDFVVDTGFTDLVVEGDNSVVRKAILSSRIEYSRLGHLYEDVKCMAAGITTLIVSCVHRTANSVAHSLARFAKHIADEIIWTEDSPPVAMEALYFDSS; encoded by the coding sequence ATGTATTATGGGAGTGCACGATGGCGGTGGATGTATGGGCAGGGAGTACGAAATGGATACAAAAGTGTGAGGGGGGGCCAAGATGGATTTTTGCAGTTATTGGAGGTGTTGATTCTTAGATTGCCATTGGAGGAGGTTGAAATGTTTCTGGTGCAAGCTTGGTTGTTGTGGACACAGCGAAACAAGGTCAGAACAGGAGGGGCTATACAAGATCCGGCTCAACTGGTGCAGAGGGCCTCTGTTTTTTTGGAGGAATACGGAGCATCACAGGACCATCTAATTGTACCAAATGTGGAGGAGAGGAGCTCGAGATGGGTACCACCGCCTGAACATCAGTTTAAACTCAATTTCGATGCTGCTATTTTCCATGAAATTCATGTGTCGGGGTTTGGAGCTATAATTCGGAACGAGAGAGGTGAAGTTATGGCGTCTCTTTTAGCTAGAGGACCATCAGTTGCAGATAGCGAGGAGGCCGAACTCCTAGCGTGCAGAAAAGCTCTAGATTTTGTAGTGGACACGGGGTTCACAGATTTAGTGGTGGAGGGAGACAATTCGGTGGTCAGGAAGGCTATACTAAGCTCGCGGATTGAATATTCTCGGCTGGGACACTTGTATGAGGATGTTAAGTGCATGGCAGCAGGGATAACCACTCTTATAGTGAGTTGTGTGCACCGTACGGCCAACTCTGTCGCTCATTCTCTAGCCCGATTTGCAAAACATATTGCTGATGAAATTATATGGACAGAGGACTCCCCTCCAGTTGCTATGGAAGCTTTGTACTTTGATAGTTCATGA